A genomic window from Tolypothrix sp. PCC 7910 includes:
- a CDS encoding polynucleotide kinase-phosphatase, whose protein sequence is MKITIPELSLVILIGASGSGKSTFAHKHFQSFEVVSSDFCRGLVCNDENSQAATQDAFELLHFITAKRLAAGKLTVIDATNVQPEDRKPLLQMAREYHCFAIAIVLDLPEELCHARNQQRNNRNFGPHVVRRHTQMLRRSLRGLEKEGFRYVYTLSFLEEIEAVEIERQPLWNNRKYEHGPFDIIGDIHGCGDELEALLQKLGYIKEQADKEELTPSSPLSQFPTYYHPQGRKAVFLGDLVDRGPRILDTVKLVRNMVTAGTGICVPGNHEHKLLRKLRGKNVRVNHGLEQTLHEIEALPDAIREPFTQELREFLDSLVSHYVLDGGRLVVAHAGMKQQMQGRGSGAVREFALYGETTGEIDEFGLPVRFNWAGEYRGEALVVYGHTPVPEAEWLNNTIDIDTGCVFGGKLTALRYPEKELVSVPAARTYCEPVKPLVQNSWTRTSQQELDDVLHIDDVLGKRIINTRLQSNITIREENAIAALEVMSRFAANPKWLIYLPPTMSPVATSSLPGYLEHPTQALDYYRSQDITEVVCEEKHMGSRAVVIVCRDEAAANKRFGVIDEGIGICYTRTGRRFFDESALETELLARVNAALSQSGFWETFNTDWVCLDCELMPWSAKAQGLLRSQYAPVGVASRLALNDAVSLLQQASDRGVEVNKQLNHYQQRAAMAQQYVKAYRQYCWSVNDITDFKLAPFHILATEGAVHTDKNHRWHIEEIAKICQADPALLLATAYKIIDLTDPSSQAEGVHWWEELTKAGGEGMVIKPMQFIIQGDRGIVQPAVKCRGQEYLRIIYGPEYSSPENLQRLRQRGLSLKRSLAMREFALGVEALERFVNNVPLRRVHECVFGILALESEPVDPRL, encoded by the coding sequence ATGAAAATAACTATACCCGAACTTTCTCTAGTTATTCTGATTGGTGCTTCTGGTTCAGGTAAATCAACTTTTGCTCACAAGCATTTTCAATCATTTGAGGTGGTATCTTCAGACTTTTGTCGTGGGTTGGTTTGCAATGATGAAAATAGCCAAGCTGCTACTCAAGATGCTTTTGAGTTATTGCATTTTATTACAGCCAAGCGTTTAGCGGCAGGTAAACTAACTGTAATTGATGCAACGAACGTACAACCAGAAGACCGTAAACCTTTACTGCAAATGGCACGAGAATATCATTGCTTTGCGATCGCAATTGTTCTCGACTTACCAGAAGAATTATGCCATGCGCGTAACCAACAAAGAAACAATCGCAATTTTGGCCCCCATGTCGTGCGTCGTCACACTCAAATGTTGCGGCGTTCTCTACGAGGTTTAGAAAAAGAAGGTTTCCGCTATGTTTACACTCTCAGTTTTCTAGAGGAAATAGAAGCAGTTGAAATTGAACGTCAACCTTTGTGGAACAACCGCAAATACGAACATGGCCCCTTTGATATCATCGGTGACATTCACGGTTGTGGCGATGAACTGGAAGCTTTGTTGCAAAAATTAGGTTATATCAAGGAACAAGCAGACAAAGAAGAACTGACTCCCTCATCTCCCCTATCGCAATTTCCCACCTACTACCACCCCCAAGGAAGGAAAGCAGTATTCTTGGGTGATTTGGTAGATAGAGGCCCCCGGATTTTGGATACAGTGAAGCTAGTGCGGAATATGGTGACAGCAGGTACAGGCATTTGCGTCCCAGGTAATCACGAACACAAGCTGTTGCGGAAACTACGCGGGAAGAATGTCCGAGTGAATCATGGTTTAGAGCAAACTTTGCATGAGATTGAGGCGTTACCTGATGCAATACGCGAACCTTTTACTCAAGAACTGCGAGAATTTTTAGATTCTCTAGTCAGTCACTATGTTCTGGATGGTGGACGATTGGTGGTAGCCCATGCGGGGATGAAGCAACAAATGCAAGGGCGTGGTTCTGGTGCGGTGCGGGAGTTTGCGCTTTATGGGGAAACTACAGGGGAGATTGATGAGTTTGGGTTACCTGTGCGCTTTAATTGGGCGGGTGAATATCGCGGTGAAGCGTTGGTAGTTTACGGACATACCCCAGTTCCAGAAGCGGAATGGCTGAATAATACTATTGATATTGATACAGGTTGCGTATTTGGCGGGAAATTAACAGCTTTACGCTATCCCGAAAAGGAATTGGTGAGTGTACCTGCGGCGCGGACTTACTGCGAACCTGTAAAACCGTTGGTGCAAAATTCTTGGACGCGCACATCTCAACAAGAATTAGATGATGTGTTGCATATTGATGATGTCTTGGGTAAGCGAATTATTAATACTCGCCTGCAATCTAACATTACCATTCGCGAAGAAAATGCGATCGCAGCTTTAGAAGTGATGAGTCGGTTTGCAGCTAATCCTAAATGGCTGATTTACCTACCTCCCACAATGTCCCCAGTGGCGACATCTTCATTACCAGGATATTTGGAACATCCCACCCAAGCTTTAGATTATTACCGCAGCCAAGATATTACTGAGGTAGTATGCGAAGAAAAACACATGGGTTCGCGGGCTGTGGTAATTGTTTGTCGCGATGAGGCGGCGGCTAATAAACGCTTTGGGGTAATAGATGAAGGAATTGGAATTTGCTACACCCGCACCGGGAGAAGATTTTTTGACGAGTCAGCATTAGAAACAGAACTTTTGGCACGAGTCAACGCTGCCCTATCGCAAAGTGGCTTCTGGGAAACATTTAATACCGACTGGGTATGTTTAGATTGTGAATTAATGCCTTGGTCAGCTAAAGCCCAGGGATTATTGCGATCGCAGTATGCACCTGTGGGCGTAGCATCACGCCTCGCTCTTAATGATGCCGTATCTTTGTTACAACAAGCAAGCGATCGCGGTGTGGAAGTAAATAAGCAACTGAACCACTACCAACAACGCGCAGCAATGGCGCAGCAATATGTGAAAGCTTATCGCCAATACTGTTGGTCAGTTAACGATATTACCGACTTCAAGCTGGCTCCTTTTCACATCTTAGCAACCGAAGGGGCTGTACATACTGACAAAAATCATCGCTGGCATATTGAGGAAATTGCTAAAATTTGCCAAGCTGACCCGGCTTTATTACTAGCTACTGCATACAAAATCATCGATTTAACAGATCCCAGCAGCCAAGCTGAAGGCGTTCATTGGTGGGAAGAACTCACCAAAGCTGGCGGTGAAGGAATGGTCATTAAACCTATGCAATTTATTATCCAAGGCGATCGCGGCATTGTGCAACCCGCAGTCAAATGTCGTGGTCAGGAATATCTACGAATTATTTACGGCCCTGAATACTCCAGTCCAGAAAATCTGCAACGCTTGCGCCAAAGGGGATTATCTCTGAAACGTTCCCTAGCCATGCGTGAATTTGCCCTTGGTGTAGAAGCTTTAGAACGATTCGTCAACAATGTACCCCTACGCCGTGTCCATGAATGCGTTTTCGGCATTTTAGCGTTAGAAAGCGAACCTGTAGATCCGCGACTTTAA